The DNA window ATTGCATTGACCAGAACCAGCTTCGTACCATCAGAGACTATTCCCGGCTTCACaagatcttttattttatctgaaaTGTAACAGAAAACCTGACAATTCAGAATAATGTAGAATGATTTATTCCctttttcattatattcatgTGTAAAGTCGTactttctgtctgctgctcgACCCAGGTGTTGATCTCCACTCTGCTCGCCTCTGCGGCTCCGATGAAATCCACAGTCTTCAGGTCGGCCTGGTAGTACTTACGCGTGTCGTCCAGGAAACGCTGCAGAGAGCAGATTTCATCTTATACTTtcaaggaagtaaaaaaaaaaagaaatctactGAAATATCAATTTCTACTGCAATAAGTGGAAAATTAAAACTCACAGGGAGGAACTTTGCAGTTTTCTCCCCATACAGACGATTGGCTGTTTGCAGAATGTATAATTTCGATGGTGAGTTGATGTCTTCGATAAACTTCTTGAATTCGGCGTGGAAGTCTTCCCCAGGTTGGAATGACAGGGCCTGTGTGGAAGTTTGGATCGACACATGACATTTAaatgctttcagacgtgcacctAAGAGTCCAGGGTCTGTAGGTGAGGAAGCTAATCtcagagtcagttgctcagAACCTTTTTCTGGaagttttcctgccagcccacttgtaaaatgtctgtaaaatgtagaaatcAGACGGTTCCAAAATCTCATCTCTCACCTGCAAATTCTACATATTCACACGCAGAATCTGTGTATAGAGATTTCTTCTGTAGAAACCCGAGTAAGACACTTCAGATTAAAATCTGCACATTTTTGACCGTGAATTCTTTAATAGATGAGACGATAATAAGATACAAGTAAGAAACTTTAAGATCTGTTCTTGTTCCGAAAGCAAACTGGTTtaatgaactgaactgaactgtcaGTTCAATGTCCTGCTGTCAGAGAGCAGCACATACTGGACCTTGTGTCAGGGGATTTATCTAGAGTcagaagaacagatggtttagaAACACTGTTCAGTCTGCTCCATCATAACCAACTGGTCCCACAGCTCTGACTCTCTGAATGACAGGTAACAGAGACATGGTGTGATGTACCTCTTCCATTTGAGCAGCTGTGTCTCCTCTGGCTCCCAGGTAGACCATAGCCAGAGCTGAACTGATGCTCAGAGGAGACACCAACATATTCCCTGATGGGTTTGCACGGCTCAGAGTCTGGAACAGCTGCACATCGCCTGAGATGACGATTGAGCTTCGGGCTGACCGATTGACGTGTATGTCGTTGTGGTCGCCGGGGACGTCAATGCTGGTGTGGTTGCCCATAGCTGAGGATGAACAGTTGTACTGTAATGaacaaaaaatgctttttatacatatatatattttcgaATCTGAACAGAAATGCACCTGATTGCTATTTGATTGTATTTCAATTTTGTGCCGAACAAAAGGTGTCAAGACCCCCGAGACCACCAGATGAGTTGGGATTGAACCAACTTAATTTTCTTTGTATATGgagccaaatcataacaaacaTTCTCTCACAGCGCTAGAAAAATCCCCAACAAGTCAAATCAGATGGAATTACATACGCAAAATACCTGAGAGATGAGAAGATGTGGAAGCAGAGAATGTGAACCTGGAGGTTGAGTGGTCAGTAGAGGAACACTACACAGTATATATCCAGTATATGTTTGGGTGTGACTGGGCAATAAGTCACTGACTGCTGGGAACAAAACACTGCTAAAGGCCAACTGGCACCAGTGGAAAAAAGTTAATCGGACCCAATTCCGAGGAAATGTTTGCACAACGTCTTTGTGCGATGACTCtgataaagtttatttattaatctttATCGGTTTTACTGAGAATCTTACACGGAAgttgtattcaaacacattgtTGATGTTTTACGACCTTTTTTACGACCTGTTTTTATGCTGCAATTGTAAAACAACTTGCTCTCTTCATGCTTTTAATCTCTACAAATTTCCAGAGTAATGATATAAAGGACCAAGCCTCTGTGAGCAATACAGACGCAGTTACAGCAAACTAGTTATAAAAGGTTCTTTTATCCCTAAATCATTCTAAAAGTGGGGTTCAATGCCGTATATACGATTAAATCAAATcatgcaaaagaaaactaattaaatgttgcatttaaaatgaattcagCACTGACTGTGTGAACGAGTTATggtaaaaatattaaatctctCATGCTTTCAAAGTTTATAATGGAATCAGATTagcagaagacaaacacagtgaaGAGCATTCAGAATGTTATGTTCTCTGGGTGCCACAAACTAACCCTAacgtttttggtttattttaataaattaatcaaCTTGCCAGCCACTGGGCCGTTTATGATCtcaaatatcatgttgtctttagagCGTCACGACTCTTCAATGGTTTGAGCTGCCgttttcctgttaaactgaataaacagctcTAACAAGCAAGCCCCTGTTATGTGATTAATTTACAGCACTTAGCATTCacattcttccttttctccaggcAATGTGTCGTCCATATTGTGGAACTGAATTTGTTGGACGTTTGTTggatgtggcagcagtgtccatcactttaaGGTGTGCCCTGAAAACACTTCTGTTGTCCTTTTCTTTAATTGCAGTGCATTTCTGTaatgtgtggtgttgtgttgtcagattgatgaagatgttttaagACTGACACCATATTAACAAGTTCATAATTTATGTCTTGGCGTTACAAACATCGTTCATTCATTTAATCAATTCAAAGCGTCACACACCAAAGCCATGGTGTCATTTTCACTCTGcctcatagactgtatatagagcTCTGCCTGCTatttattgtccacttgatggcgcaaTAGAGCAAATGGCGGGACTGATCCACACAGcggtggagaaggaggtgaatgtCCGTGTGTTGATAAACAGATGTTCTTCACTTCGTCACTTCATCAGgaccttatttatttatcactgatttcatatgtttttatactttaacaCTATACTTTTTCCACCACTAATGTACAGGACATTTTGTAACATGAagtttatctaaaaaaaaacccatcttttatgttttttacatgATTGACAAACATCTATTTCTTATCTTATAATTGACtttttattgctatttatttGACCTACTTactctttatatttatgtcattCACGtacctctgtttgtttgttgacctGTGCTTTTTGACATGTATCATATTggaatgttgtttgtgtgaacaggGTGAGCTTCAAATTAATTTCCCCCCCGTGGgttcaggaataaaaaaaaatcggATTCGGAACAATATGCAGTGAcaacttcatcttctttgaTTGGATGCAGAATAACAACAGAATCAGGAACAtgacaactgagactgaaggaaaataaatatttgtttcagacATGATGGATTGatataaatgagaaaaacaagagaatctCAAAACTCCGGTGAAAGAAATCGAAAATTAGAcaattgttttgtgttggatACAGTTCAGTAGtcgttgatttgtttttgcagtttgaaGTCGAGCAGATCTTTGAATTTTACtcttttcaattcattttaaattgttttgaatattttgGTTCTTTGTTACATCAGCCCTGTTTCTTGAAAAATGTCGGTGAACTGCTCATTTTACTTGCACACCACTCCAgttactttattcttttatttcctggTTCCTTTCTGCAACGTATTTACTACTGAGAACAATTACACACTATAATCTCCCTGTTGCCAGACAATGCTCACAAGAGAGAGGTGATGTCTTTAGCAGAGTTTGATACAGACGTCTTCATGTCTCTGGAGCTGGGACATAATGTGACTTCAGCTCATTGTTCTATTGCCCTCAAgtgaaatgattttgttttgaataacAAGGATCTAGAGGTGCATTCAAAATAATCTGCAGTGTTGAGTTTGATTGCAGGTCGTCCgttcaagtttatttattaatctttATCACTATTAGTGAGAATCTTACACAGAAGTTGTATTCATGCACATTGTTGATGTTTTACGACCTTTTTTACAACCTGTTTTTATGATGCAATTGTAAAGCAACTTGCTCTCTTTATGCCTCTAATCTCTTCAAATTTCCAGAGTAATGATATAAAGGACCAAGCCTCTGTGAGCAATACAGACGCACTTACAGCAAACCAGTtagaaaatagtttttatcCCTAAGTAAATTAAATCATGATAAAAGTGATGTTTAATGGCGCATACGATTATATGCAATcatgcaaaagaaaactaattgTACGTTGCATTCAAAATGAATTCAGCACTGACTGTGTGCAGGAGTTatgttgaaaatattaaatctgtCATGCTTTCAAAGTTTATAATGGAATCAGATtaggagaagacaaacacagtgaggaacatgcagaatgttctgttctctggGTGCCACAAACTAACTCTAACATTTTTggtttatattaataaataatcaacTTTATTACTGCACATGTCTACTGTTAACCCTCTGAGAGCCACTGGgcctcaaatatcaaatatcatgttgtctttagagCGTCACGACTCTTCGATGGTTTGAGCTGTCgtttttcctgttaaactgaataaacagttCTAACAAGCAAGCCCCTGTTTTGTGAGTAATTTACAGCACTTAGTATTCacattcttccttttctccaggcAATGTGTCGTCCATATTGTGGAACTGAATTTGTTGGATGTTTGTTTgatgtggcagcagtgtccatcacttttaggtGTCCCCTGGTAACACTTCCAGTGCGTTGAGTTCTCAGGGCCAACgtagaaatgtgtgtctgtgggatttACTGATATAAAGTCTCGTCCTCACCCATCAAGGAAGGTCACAGTCACCGCTGGCAACCATGAAGAAACATTTCTTATCCATGATCAACCTTTGGACCTGGGGTTACATAACTGCCACCAGACTCCCCTTCCACAGaagccctccctcccttttcctgTGTCCCTCACACCTGAGTCACAATATGAGTTCATGAGAAATTTCAttaaatgttaataattaaaacacttCTGATATATAAGTTAGAAGTTCCCTGATTTCATGTAAGGACCAAATCAGACAAAAACACCTCATCAATAATCAATGACACGCAAATATTTTGGTGgctacaatttttttttttttacatttttcaaacaggCCTACGTATTGcttaagaaaaatataattttactttaattgcatttatttgcctaattaaaaaatgttttttaactcCACGTAGgagattttgttttactttgtttgtctgtctgtctcttagtAAGCGTCTCTTGGTGCCTCTCCAAATAAATGGGTGGATTTGTGAATTTTGTTTCAGCTTCTTTTCAATCTATGGCAGTAGCGGGGGTGCACATGATCGCAAACAAATGTCGCTTTAACGAGCATCAGATTCAGAGAGACAGGTACACAGAATACAGAGTGAAGGAAAAGTTTTGGCATGAGACAGAGGGCGGTACCGCTTGAGGTTATctgcacagctgcagctgaaactacgAGATCTGACTGTCTGCATGGACAGTGTTGATCAATTGATACAttaaatggtgtgcctttcagctttcaataaatttggttatcagaaaaaatatattgaatattcatattaaacatATCAATATTAATAGTAACTTGAATTGATTAAAGTTtcctcggggcaccacccttcaaaggaagggaaaagatagccaatttagtGATTAAGTCTCATGAAAGTACTAACaacaaatttggaactctgattaacaattaaatttataactataaccaaaatcACCAttagatcaggggtgtccaaactgcggcccgccatccatttttaattggcccgtaTCAAAGTCTAAAATATAATGCACTATGGCCAACTGTATTGCACTTCTTAATTTAAACACTAGGTGGCGCCAACTTACTGCTGACCTGCCAGCTGTCCTTCAGACCAAAGCGAAGCATCACTGCTCCCACTGAGCGCCACATTCCTCCCATTACAGGTGAGTTGAAAATATACACAGTTTTCAGTTGTTAATAAGCCCAATTACTTAATAAATTCAGTCAATTAAAGTTGATGACAATTTGTTAACAAGCCCAATCATTTATTTGTGTAATAAGCTTGAAATATCCACAACCCTatttctctccttgtctctccCCTCATACAGGACAATGAAGGGGGATCAGCACCCGAAGAACCAATCTGAGGCTGTCACTGAGAGAATTACCTGCCAGCCTTTTTGTAAGAAATAAGATCATAATCTATTAATGGAGAGCTATGATGGAGGCTTTTTTTCGTAATTTACCtgcatttgattgattttgtcAATATTAGTGCATTAGAAGTGAGGCAATAAACCTCCAGCTAGTGAGTGGCCCAATCCTTCgtatatttttctgtatttggccctcggggaaaaaaagtttggaAAACCCTGACTTAGATAGTTAGCAaagttgaaggatatagagttcttgacagtttTGAGGTTAGCGAAATTCACACTTATGCatcattaatgaaaacaacatttgtgacagaaagacatttattaagaagataataaagtataaaaacacaaatgactaAAGGTGTATTtactatataaatatgtgtatgtgagtatgtATGTAGGTTAGGGAAAATAGCTAGTTGCATTCAATGAAAGACTGTGAATAGCACAACATGACTAATCTAATAAACAGTCTTAGCTGAGCCTAGTAtgattattaagcccagttgtgttacccgtccacgaaaaggggaaaaaaggtgGGATATGTCGGCCTGAGAGGGATCCACCTGTTGGAGCCGTCACTGCTCGGGATGGAAGGAACCATTTCAAAACAGGAAGGTGTTATCAACTCGCTGGGATGCAAACTatcttcaaatgaattaaatatatttttatattttttaccttttttctgAAGTGGGCATTAGTGCAATTTATACTAttgcttttcagtttttaattctGCTATAAACAGCATGAATACATTCTGACTACAAACTATGCTGGTTCActtcttcatcattattattctttcttttgtttatctTTGGTTTATATGTTACGTAATTCtgtcacagcaggaaacaaCTGCACATTTATATCTTACTTATTAGAAGCATTTTAACAATATTCAATATTGGACAGCTTCTTttgctgtgaacgagtctgacccggacgatctcctgctgcttcttcacatgtgaaacacaaacttcaGATATTGTCTTtccaaaatcaaacacaaatcattgttggatcaaaaatattctttaaTTAATATCTTCCTCCACAATTTCAGTGcaaaagcagaagaaaaaacCAAGCTAATTAGCATAAATCCCAGAAAATAAAGCCCACCTTTAAAGGATTAAGCcctttttattaattaatatcttcctctttaatttcattgcaaaaacagaagaaaaaaccaAGCTTATTAGCATAAACCCCAGAAAATAAAGCCCACATTTAAAGGATTAAGCCTTTATTTCAATATCTTCCTCTCCTGTTCTGTCTACTGAGGAGATGAGAACCTGCCGAGGAAGAGGATGGTCTTGGTTTTATTGtgcctgatgaagaagaggaaggggtgGTCTGCTGTGAAGGTTTCCCCACTCGAAGGTCCTGATCTGCTGTTTACCTTGGGTCCTGTGGCCGCACCCACCTCTATGCCCTCCTCGTTCACCGTCATCAAGGCCTTGTGTACCACCTCGGTCACGAAGAGATCTCTTCCGCCGTTCATGCCAGACAGGTCGGCCTTTAACGGGTTGAACACGTCCCTCATGCCCAGCTCAGACAGAGGCTCCTTCAGCTCGTAGACGTCCTCCAGCTTGAACTTTGGCAGGTGAACCAGGATCTCTGAGTGGACTGTCATGTTTTCCCTGTCGGTCCATTCATGCAGCTCCTGCAGCGTCAGCTCCTTCACCAGCTGGAACAGaggaaatacattttatcaCGTCTCTAAAAACTAAGAAGAGGCTCTTTTGTGATTAAAAGGCTGAAACATCTGATGAAGTGAAGGTACCCAGCAgaagttatgtccctaacatctgctggtggtcgCTAACATCAGATAACACCAACTGGTGGTAGCCATAAATAAGTGCAGTACAAAGAATATTCTCCATATTGTTGCTGTTGCCTCCTTTTAGCCAAACTTCAGTTGTTTAGTAAACACACTGTCTGTTCAAGACAATTAACATTGCACAGGCTGGTAAGTTGTAAGATGAATATTATACACATGTAGTAATTTTACCattttggtctctaccaactcCTGAGGAAAATATCTTCACCAGCTTGTCTCcatctttgtctgtctgctgttagGTGCTCGACGGGGAGTGAGCAGCAGGTTTTATCTGAGCTTCTCAACATGAAAAAATCTATTGATTTTACGTGTGTACCTTCACCAGAGGGTCAGAGCCGTCTGTGGACTCTTTAGGCAACAGGATCAACATGCTGAGCTCCTCCGCCACAAACGGCAGCTCCAGGATCTTCAGACCGGAAATAGTGATGAGTTTATAGGGCAGCTTCTTCATCTGGAACATCATCTGGACTGGTTTGCTCTCAGtctgacacacagaaacacaaacaacgaTAAAAATGTCGATCTAGCTCAAAATTCCAATGTGATTAAGTTACTATCTACTCTAGTTTGAGGTGCTAAGGGACAAACATAAGGTTTATTTTTACCTGGCTGACTTTAAAGAGCATCTCTGTGGTTTCTTTGGGAAAAAAAACGTACTTCCAGGTTGCCTTCAGGTAGATGGCATTGACCAGAACCAGCTTTGTCTCTCTAGAGACTGTCCCCAGCTTCAGGATATCTTTTATTTGATCTGAAATTTCACAGAAAACCTGACAATTCAGAATAATGTAGAAAGATTTATTCCctttttcattatattcagGTGTAAAGTCGTactttctgtctgctgctcgACCAAGGTGTTGATCTCCACTCTGCTCGCCTCCGTGGCCCCGATGAAATCCACAGTATTCAGGTAGGCCCTGTAGTACTTACTCAAGGCTTCCTCGAACCGCTGCAGAAAGCAGATATCATCTTATACTTTCAATGAAGCTTTTAAGAAGTATCaatttctgctgtgaaaaattaaaaactCACGCTGAGGAAAGATTCGCTTTTCTGCCCAAACAGATAATTGGCTGTTTTCAGACTGTATGATTTCGATGGTGAGTTGATGTCTTTGATTAACGTCTCGAATTTGGAGTGGACGTCTTCACCAGATTTGAATGACAGGACCTGTGTGgaaggttggattgacacatgacatTTCAATGCTTTCAGATGTGCACCTAAGAGTCCAGGGTCTGTAGGTGAGGAAGCTAAtctccgagtcagttgctcagaACATTTTCTGGAAGTATTCCTGCCAGCCCACATGTAAAAtatctgtaaaatgtaaaaatcagaAGGTGATAAAATCTCATCTCTCACCTGCAAATTCTACATATTCACAcgcagaatctgtttatagagatttcTTCTGTAGAAACCCGAGTGAGACACTGCAGATTaaaatctgcacatttttaaCACTGAAGTCATTGACAGATGAGACGAAAATAAGATACAAGTAAGAAACTGTAAGATTTGTTCTTCTGTTCCGAAAGCAAACTGGTTtaatgaactgaactgaactgtcaGTTCAATGTCCTGCTGTCAGAGAGCAGCACATACTGGACCTTGTGTCAGGGGATTTATCTAGAGTcagaagaacagatggtttataAACTCTGTTCAGTCTGCTCCATCGTAACCAACTGGTCCCACAGCTCCGACTCTCTGAATGACAGGTAACAGAGACATGGTGTGATGTACCTCTTCCATTTGAACAGCTGTGTCTCCTCTGGCTCCCATGTAGACCATAGCCAGAGCTGAACTGATGCTCAGAGGAGACACCAACATATTCACTGATGGGTTTGCACGGCTCAGAGTCCGGAGCAGATCCAAGGCAAAGTCATCGATTGAGCGACTGATGGCGGACATGGCTGAGGATGAACAGTTGTCCTGTAATGAACAAAAACTGCTTTTTAgagatatatattttcaaatctgAACATAAATGCACCTGAATGCTATTTGATTGTATTTCAATGTTTTGCGGAAAAAAATATGCCAAGACCCCTGAGACGACCAGATGAGTTGGGATTGAACCAAACTCAATTTTAGTTGTCTGTGTCgccaaatcataacaaacaTTCTCTCGCAGCGAGAGAAAAATCCCCAAAACGTCAAATCAGATAGAATTATCTACGCAAAATACCTGAGAGATGAAAAGATGTGGAAGCAGAGAATGTGAACCTGGAGGTTGAGCCGTCAGGAGAGGAACACGTACACcagtttatatgtgtgtgtgtgtgggtgtgactgGGCAATAAATCACTGActgctggaaacaaaacaacGTTATAGGCCAACTGGCACCAGTGGAAAAAAATGCAACCGACACAATTCTGAGGAATGGTTTGCACAACGTCTTTGTGCGATGGCTAATGAAGCGATGATGAAGTGTATTCATTTATCTTTATCACTTTTATTTAGAATCTCAGACAGAACTTGTATTTATATACGTTGTTGATTTTGTACAACCTGTTTTTATGCTGcccttgtgaagcactttgcaaCATATGTTATGAAAAGTGCTCTATGAGTAcagattattaatattattaatattactatTCATCGTGCGTCTTTCAAATGTGAACAACGAAGAAGGACATTCTTGTATGGAGCTGGATTCTTGCCGAAACAGAAGTACAGAATGCTTTGATTtgccacacaaacatgcaaacaactgtatgaatgtgtgagtgacgaCCGAGACTGAAATATAAACCTCCAAAGTGTCTCTTCTAGAGTTTTCTCCACAAGGCATCTTTTGTCCTTGTGAGTCACACAGGTGATGGAGGcacatctgagcagagaccaagctATCAAGGCCTTTATAGCCAAACCATCTGCGGTGATGGGACAGCTGGgtgaggaaagagcaaaagacTGAAAGGACCTGACAGTCATCAAACaactcaggaaggagcagaccaaagtacgtcctgtcttttatataaaaagaaaaacacctcaaagctgtaagatgtgttttttcagaacgACAAGGTGGAACTATATTCTGACAATAAGTGTTTACAGCGCTTTGCCTTCACTGCCGGTAGTTGAGtcaggactgataagaaccaatcaggaagtgaatgttgatgacTGGGTCATTGTCTTCATATGTCTGCGTTTCTGTCGTCCACACATcaacagttttcaaactaaaacggggGCCGGGGCCATTTCCAAACTTCACCATTTAGGTGAGCAAAAACTTGGGTGTAGTTTAAAGTAGTCACAGTGATGCATTTTGTATAATCgtcgtgtggatgtagcctgagacgTCCACCTTGTGACATTGTTTATTAGTAGTGGTTTAAAGTAGTTGCAACAAAAACAGTGATAAAGTCTGTTTCACAAATACCACAAATGACCAGTAAAATAGTTTCTATTCATCTTTTGATTAacccttttttattaaaatattaatgattggTACAGAATCATGTCTGTTAAATTTAAAGActaatcacatgtttttctttaccccCAGATTCAgtaacttcttttaaatcacattttgacatgtgaTGTTATCTTTTTATTCTTACAGAttgctaattattattttttgttcttAAGCAATGTTGCcccttttttattgatttgtcttatttgtatttgttgttatgGCTTTTACGTGATGATATCTTCTTATTGCACATTGTgtatcaaatataatgatttcataactttgtaattaatttaatatacaaagtcatttttttgaGAAATAGTTTTGATCaagcaattatttatttaagaaattAACTCATTATTTGTTTGTAACAAGTCATTATTTGTAGATACTCCCTCATTATATTTGATAAGTAAATAATTTCTtatcagttccatggaaatcaagatgaAGCAACAACTCTGACACACCCACATGTTTTCATTGGAAAAACGGTTTTCAACCATGAGAAAATCCTCCAATTGTCCTCAGGTGTTCTGTCACAGAAGggtgtggaggtggagatggaggtggagatggaggtgtgCTCTCCCTGCCTCCGGCTCTGCATGTGTGCACCAGAACAGAGCCACAccacaaatacagtttgaatgataaacatgt is part of the Limanda limanda chromosome 9, fLimLim1.1, whole genome shotgun sequence genome and encodes:
- the LOC133011049 gene encoding leukocyte elastase inhibitor-like; its protein translation is MSAISRSIDDFALDLLRTLSRANPSVNMLVSPLSISSALAMVYMGARGDTAVQMEEVLSFKSGEDVHSKFETLIKDINSPSKSYSLKTANYLFGQKSESFLSRFEEALSKYYRAYLNTVDFIGATEASRVEINTLVEQQTENQIKDILKLGTVSRETKLVLVNAIYLKATWKYVFFPKETTEMLFKVSQTESKPVQMMFQMKKLPYKLITISGLKILELPFVAEELSMLILLPKESTDGSDPLVKLVKELTLQELHEWTDRENMTVHSEILVHLPKFKLEDVYELKEPLSELGMRDVFNPLKADLSGMNGGRDLFVTEVVHKALMTVNEEGIEVGAATGPKVNSRSGPSSGETFTADHPFLFFIRHNKTKTILFLGRFSSPQ